The Acanthochromis polyacanthus isolate Apoly-LR-REF ecotype Palm Island chromosome 2, KAUST_Apoly_ChrSc, whole genome shotgun sequence genome contains a region encoding:
- the LOC127532951 gene encoding uncharacterized protein LOC127532951, which produces MKHNVSWSFAVPLIDIFLDIFLPPQESPYTHPDPECQSLPNVPFQRSGSETKNYTESSYSIHCDRRELAKLNDTMCADVLAVSGKGFSASVFTFCQALSSLNPDQTERMWRNMCYVFQALMSPLMSGSPECSDEKTQAFTAVTPLSQARPVSRSAPHRVAREASNLQQLACNYNSWLESSAVDPVLVSLCSDNERVEFVRQVCSNVLLMRKLLSDRMNSWMYGYCANSSADPGYMVSQFCVYQQWLLQPEVPLDHYLFEFCMNLDGPRLTQLICEHTGFLMILISNPDNWPLMPNCTSAPPPPPLPHEDTLQLESCRYSEWHDVMQVTTDLLSQCILFDQSGFTRDVCSNKTFLDSLLQNAENAWLEGHCDSSLQFAPPEPTPSFNIAGWCDYQAWGERQVDDSVVGLCWQHDQLAFQKNVCCKALVFENLLENPKNQWLTSVCTDIEEITVMPQVCKYSEWTRPIVVDMTELALCAEIDPLNFTSKVCANETVLQNLLTNQDNTWLIQHCFNHTGLGVSPGGGGGGGGAGGGGLPGFDPAEQCQYSTWTIAPPDAVLLTLCWEHDQSNFVSSICPNAALILFLSGEPSSAWVGSMCTTYTNYTTPNNGTTTDPVTCPAVNLMKQLNWNCSSYFASACKPCATQNMAMQMIVRCWVENLRFRLEDLLTLPVARVLDQAVGTTVVVLLILEDVQSSMWHVSETIRESVLNSVVEFLKRETNADEKRVLLQCFGTALTNLLLSTREANSDEFPLVTAYVQEYFNMQLSSLRPVLSAAHISTVRLILRYYSRIMDTVQLSDEYLSTMVSVLLKIHLEADVDLFSELVPLLTAASPADIQALPSLQNNINVRETINENLGSMTLAQQQAFGLWYSKVLPPSEIIRGHQSLIRDTGNLIAYLPFQNFQHLSPAQLLDGLDVLQRNALTTLKQEFIARSLIGTYRNLTAQDFARLGNIACLAEPEDLLLYKNTEAFSVIRGSVINCTHQGLRLPSHLLSNLFLNSSELRAPSSLSAERLTELAPVLPALGVTFLQSLTTSQLLDVLPVLNSVSFSSAQVEE; this is translated from the exons ATGAAGCACAACGTGAGCTGGTCTTTTGCTGTCCCACTCATTGACATCTTCCTGGATATCTTCCTACCTCCACAAGAGTCACCCTACACACATCCAGATCCGGAGTGCCAGAGTCTTCCCAACGTCCCCTTCCAACGCAGCGGCTCAGAAACCAAAAACTACACAGAGAGCAGCTACAGCATCCACTGTGACCGCCGTGAACTGGCCAAGCTCAATGACACTATGTGTGCCGACGTCCTCGCAGTTTCGGGAAAGGGATTTTCTGCATCTGTGTTCACCTTTTGCCAGGCTCTGAGCTCCCTCAACCCCGACCAGACGGAGAGGATGTGGAGGAACATGTGTTATGTTTTTCAAGCACTGATGTCTCCACTCATGAGCGGGTCACCTGAATGCAGTGATGAGAAAACACAGGCTTTTACTGCCGTCACCCCTCTCTCCCAGGCTCGACCCGTCTCTCGCTCTGCACCTCATCGAGTAGCCAGAGAAGCCTCCAACCTCCAACAGCTCGCCTGTAACTACAACAGCTGGCTGGAGAGCAGCGCGGTGGATCCTGTCCTGGTGTCCCTGTGCAGCGATAATGAGCGTGTGGAGTTTGTGAGGCAGGTGTGCAGCAATGTTTTGTTGATGAGGAAGCTGCTCTCAGACAGGATGAACAGCTGGATGTATGGCTACTGTGCTAACTCCTCTGCAGATCCTGGCTACATGGTGAGTCAGTTCTGTGTGTATCAGCAGTGGCTCCTGCAGCCGGAGGTGCCTCTGGACCACTATCTGTTTGAGTTCTGCATGAACCTGGATGGTCCCAGACTGACCCAACTCATCTGTGAGCACACTGGATTCCTAATGATTTTGATCTCCAACCCTGACAACTGGCCACTCATGCCCAACTGCACCAGCGCgccccctccaccaccactcCCCCACGAAGATACCTTACAGTTAGAGTCTTGTCGTTACTCGGAGTGGCATGATGTGATGCAAGTCACCACAGATCTTCTGTCCCAGTGCATCCTCTTCGATCAGAGCGGTTTTACTAGGGACGTTTGTTCTAACAAAACCTTTCTTGACAGCCTTCTGCAGAATGCTGAAAATGCCTGGCTTGAGGGGCACTGCGACAGTTCTTTGCAGTTTGCACCCCCTGAGCCAACTCCGTCCTTCAACATTGCAGGATGGTGTGATTATCAAGCATGGGGAGAACGACAGGTGGACGATTCAGTGGTCGGCCTCTGCTGGCAGCACGATCAGCTTGCTTTTCAGAAGAATGTCTGCTGCAAAGCGCTTGTGTTTGAAAACCTGCTAGAAAACCCTAAGAACCAGTGGCTTACATCAGTCTGCACAGACATCGAGGAGATAACTGTGATGCCACAG GTGTGCAAGTACTCTGAGTGGACCCGTCCCATCGTCGTGGACATGACCGAGCTGGCTCTCTGTGCTGAGATCGACCCACTTAACTTCACCTCCAAAGTCTGCGCCAATGAAACAGTCCTCCAGAACCTGCTGACCAATCAGGACAACACCTGGTTAATACAGCACTGCTTCAACCATACTGGTCTTGGAGTGTCTcctggtggaggtggaggtggaggaggagcaggaggaggaggcctgCCTGGATTCGACCCTGCTGAGCAGTGTCAGTACTCCACCTGGACCATCGCTCCTCCAGATGCAGTACTTTTAACTCTGTGCTGGGAGCATGACCAGAGCAATTTTGTCTCATCCATCTGCCCTAATGCTGCTCTTATCCTTTTTCTGTCCGGGGAGCCATCTAGCGCTTGGGTGGGCAGCATGTGCACCACCTACACCAACTATACCACCCCTAACAACGGCACCACTACAGACCCAGTTACTTGCCCTGCAGTAAATCTAAtgaaacagctcaactggaACTGCTCGTCCTACTTTGCCTCAGCCTGCAAACCTTGTGCCACTCAGAACATGGCAATGCAGATGATCGTGCGCTGCTGGGTGGAGAATCTGAGGTTCAGGTTGGAGGATCTGCTGACACTACCTGTTGCTAGAGTGTTGGACCAGGCGGTTGGCACAACTGTTGTAGTCCTGTTGATCCTGGAGGATGTCCAGAGTAGCATGTGGCATGTTTCTGAGACCATCAGGGAGAGTGTGCTGAACTCTGTAGTTGAGTTTCTCAAGAGGGAGACCAACGCTGACGAAAAGAGGGTCttgctgcagtgttttggg ACTGCACTAACCAACCTGCTGCTGTCGACAAGGGAAGCAAACAGTGATGAATTCCCCCTCGTTACG GCCTATGTGCAGGAGTACTTCAACATGCAGCTGAGCAGCCTGAGGCCAGTGCTCAGTGCAGCTCACATCAGCACCGTCAGACTGATCCTTCGCTACTACAGCAGAATCATGGATACAGTACAG TTGTCTGATGAGTACCTGTCCACCATGGTGTCAGTGTTACTCAAAATCCACCTGGAAGCAGATGTTGACCTTTTCTCTGAGCTGGTTCCCCTGCTGACTGCAGCCAGCCCAGCTGACATCCAGGCTTTGCCCTCCCTGCAGAACAACATCAATGT ACGTGAAACCATTAATGAAAACTTGGGCAGCATGACGCTTGCCCAGCAGCAGGCGTTTGGCTTGTGGTACAGCAAAGTCTTGCCCCCCTCCGAAATCATCAGAGGTCATCAGTCGCTCATCAGGGACACTGGCAACCTGATCGCCTACCTGCCCTTCCAGAACTTCCAACACCTCTCACCTGCTCAG CTGTTAGATGGGCTGGATGTGTTGCAGAGAAATGCCCTCACAACTCTAAAGCAGGAATTCATTGCTCGCAGCCTCATCGGCACCTACAGGAACCTGACAGCTCAGGACTTTGCCAG GCTGGGTAATATCGCATGTCTGGCAGAACCTGAGGACCTCCTTCTATATAAAAACACTGAGGCCTTCAGTGTCATCCGTGGCAGTGTTATAAACTGCACACATCAAGGACTCAGACTGCCCAGCCACCTG CTTTCCAATTTGTTCCTGAACAGCTCAGAATTACGCGCCCCGTCTTCTCTGTCTGCTGAGCGACTGACAGAACTCGCCCCAGTGCTGCCTGCACTGGGTGTAACTTTCCTGCAGAGCCTCACAACGTCGCAGCTTCTTGATGTCCTGCCTGTCCTCAACTCTGTCTCCTTCAGTTCTGCACAGGTAGAGGAGTGA